Proteins found in one bacterium BMS3Abin02 genomic segment:
- the ftsY gene encoding signal recognition particle receptor FtsY, with translation MTTTQLILLGIAVLVVAVLLFLVVRRGHNGDGVGSRSTLVDRLEKTRTAFGARLHRLFGSGGRLDERFWEELEEALIAADLGVLATSEIITRVRERRPNDPLEAKGALREELISEFGDRHRGLRMSGTPSAMIVVGVNGTGKTTSIAKLAAHLAATGRSPLLGAADTFRAAAGAQLRTWAERVGVDIVSGQEGADPAAVAFDAYEAARARGHDIVIVDTAGRLHSKHNLMQELGKIVRVLGRVAGEVDEVLLVIDATSGQNAVVQARTFTEAVGVTGVILTKLDGTARGGVAVAVERELDLPVKFIGIGEGVHDLIPFVPTEFVDAMLEDV, from the coding sequence ATGACAACGACACAACTGATTCTCCTCGGCATAGCCGTACTGGTTGTCGCCGTCCTTCTGTTCCTCGTCGTTCGTCGAGGACACAACGGCGACGGGGTCGGTTCCCGGTCGACACTTGTCGATCGTCTCGAGAAAACCCGGACTGCCTTCGGAGCGAGACTGCACAGGCTCTTCGGATCCGGCGGTCGACTCGACGAGCGATTCTGGGAGGAGCTGGAGGAGGCGCTGATCGCTGCGGACCTCGGCGTGCTCGCGACGAGTGAGATCATCACTCGTGTTCGAGAACGACGCCCGAACGACCCGCTGGAGGCCAAAGGCGCACTCCGCGAGGAACTCATCTCCGAGTTCGGCGATCGTCATCGCGGCCTTCGCATGTCGGGCACTCCGTCGGCGATGATCGTCGTCGGGGTGAACGGGACAGGCAAGACCACGAGCATCGCAAAGCTCGCCGCGCATCTCGCTGCCACGGGGAGATCTCCACTCCTGGGTGCCGCCGACACGTTTCGCGCCGCGGCAGGTGCCCAGCTGCGCACCTGGGCGGAGCGGGTCGGCGTCGATATCGTTTCCGGTCAAGAAGGGGCAGACCCCGCCGCGGTCGCCTTCGATGCATACGAAGCTGCCAGAGCCCGGGGTCACGACATCGTCATCGTGGACACGGCAGGCAGACTGCACTCCAAGCACAACCTGATGCAAGAACTGGGAAAGATCGTCCGGGTGCTCGGCCGGGTGGCGGGCGAAGTGGACGAGGTACTCCTCGTCATCGACGCGACCAGCGGGCAGAACGCCGTGGTGCAGGCGCGAACGTTCACCGAGGCGGTGGGCGTGACCGGAGTCATCCTGACGAAGCTCGACGGAACTGCGCGCGGCGGTGTCGCCGTTGCCGTCGAGCGAGAGCTGGATCTGCCCGTCAAGTTCATCGGAATCGGTGAGGGAGTCCACGATCTGATCCCGTTCGTTCCTACGGAATTCGTCGATGCGATGTTGGAGGATGTATGA
- the cdd gene encoding cytidine deaminase gives MSPEELLAEAREVAENAYAPYSGFRVGAVVVADDGSIHRGANWENAAYPSGTCAEASAIASAVTAGKTMMKTVAVACIDAGTEAETFPCGQCRQRLYEFGVQTVVVPGTDGTAETYSLDELLPHGFRLEH, from the coding sequence ATGAGTCCCGAAGAGCTGCTCGCCGAGGCGCGCGAAGTCGCCGAGAACGCCTATGCCCCCTATTCGGGGTTCCGTGTGGGCGCGGTCGTCGTGGCCGATGACGGATCGATCCATCGCGGCGCCAATTGGGAGAATGCCGCCTACCCGTCGGGGACCTGTGCCGAGGCGAGCGCGATCGCCTCGGCCGTCACCGCCGGCAAGACGATGATGAAGACCGTCGCAGTGGCGTGTATCGACGCCGGTACGGAGGCGGAGACGTTTCCGTGTGGGCAATGCCGGCAGCGACTCTATGAGTTCGGTGTCCAGACTGTTGTGGTTCCGGGTACCGACGGAACCGCAGAGACATACTCGCTCGACGAACTCCTTCCGCACGGGTTCCGGCTCGAGCACTGA
- the acrA gene encoding acryloyl-CoA reductase electron transfer subunit beta: protein MKVWVFVEESQGNPAQIGLEMLSKARSLAGSRAAVYLGTGSEEIFGLLGSHGAQTVYQMIPDNHLPTAAAAAAIADLAGAEQPDVIMFGLTPTDRDIAGRLSARMGRPVISNVTDVVVDGDTFKVVNEVFGGTEIIETAFLAEKPHLVVVRPKSFPPEPTEASTPDVVPVALPDVGAAGTAIITDVHVEEREGPQLEEASIVVSAGRGLGSAEHLDLTRRLADLLGGAMGATRAVVDAGWVPYSFQVGQTGKTVKPDVYIACGISGAMQHVVGMKDSKVIIAINKDEEAPIFGLSDLGVVGDVHKVLPKLIEALEAREH from the coding sequence ATGAAAGTCTGGGTGTTCGTCGAAGAGTCACAAGGCAACCCGGCCCAGATCGGGCTCGAGATGCTCTCCAAGGCGCGCTCGCTCGCCGGTTCACGGGCCGCTGTCTACCTGGGCACGGGATCGGAGGAGATCTTCGGACTCCTCGGAAGCCATGGAGCGCAGACCGTCTATCAGATGATCCCGGACAATCATCTGCCGACCGCCGCCGCCGCGGCGGCAATAGCCGACCTTGCCGGCGCCGAGCAGCCGGACGTGATCATGTTCGGGTTGACCCCGACGGACCGCGACATCGCGGGGCGCCTCAGCGCCCGGATGGGACGTCCCGTGATCTCCAACGTCACCGACGTCGTTGTCGATGGTGACACGTTCAAGGTCGTCAATGAGGTCTTCGGCGGCACCGAGATCATCGAGACCGCGTTCCTGGCCGAGAAGCCGCATCTCGTGGTCGTCCGACCGAAATCATTCCCGCCGGAGCCCACAGAGGCATCCACGCCGGACGTCGTCCCGGTCGCCCTTCCCGATGTTGGGGCGGCCGGCACCGCCATCATCACCGATGTCCACGTGGAAGAGCGCGAAGGCCCGCAGTTGGAGGAAGCGTCGATCGTCGTATCCGCCGGCCGCGGGCTCGGTTCGGCCGAGCATCTCGATCTGACCAGGCGACTTGCCGATCTTCTCGGCGGAGCCATGGGGGCCACGCGCGCCGTCGTCGATGCCGGGTGGGTTCCCTACTCCTTCCAGGTCGGACAGACCGGCAAGACCGTCAAGCCCGACGTCTACATCGCTTGCGGCATCTCAGGGGCGATGCAGCACGTCGTGGGGATGAAGGACTCCAAGGTCATCATCGCGATCAACAAGGACGAAGAGGCACCGATCTTCGGACTGTCGGACCTCGGCGTCGTCGGGGATGTGCACAAGGTTCTCCCCAAGCTGATCGAGGCCCTCGAGGCTCGCGAACACTGA
- the etfB gene encoding electron transfer flavoprotein subunit beta yields MKVLVCTKQIPDPAAPYHLDPETHFLERPTDQILDDTDRYGVEMGLQVAEQTEGSVTLVSMGPAGNLQGIRQALAMGADKAIVIEDDSLRGADSWVTAQVLAAAIRNEGFDLVIAGTESTDGSSGVLPQQLSELLGVPSLTFAKHLERDGDTIRIQRQTEYGYEVVEAPTPVLITVTSGVVEPRYPTFKGIMAAKKKPIEQIGVSELGVTPVATQEILEVRPAPKRAAGEIIEDEGEAHLRIIEVLEQAKVI; encoded by the coding sequence ATGAAAGTCCTGGTCTGCACGAAACAGATTCCAGACCCAGCGGCTCCCTATCACCTGGATCCCGAGACACACTTCCTGGAGCGGCCGACAGACCAGATCCTCGATGACACCGACCGCTACGGCGTCGAGATGGGTCTGCAGGTTGCCGAACAGACCGAAGGCTCGGTGACCCTCGTTTCGATGGGACCCGCAGGAAACCTCCAGGGCATCCGCCAGGCACTGGCGATGGGTGCCGACAAGGCCATCGTGATCGAAGACGATTCGCTGCGAGGAGCCGACTCGTGGGTGACGGCCCAGGTCCTGGCGGCAGCGATCCGTAACGAAGGGTTCGATCTGGTGATCGCCGGCACGGAGTCGACCGATGGTTCCAGCGGGGTGCTCCCCCAGCAGCTCTCAGAGTTGCTCGGAGTGCCGTCCCTGACCTTTGCGAAGCATCTCGAGCGAGATGGCGACACGATCCGCATCCAGCGTCAGACCGAGTACGGATACGAGGTCGTGGAAGCACCCACACCGGTGTTGATCACCGTGACCTCCGGCGTCGTCGAACCCCGCTATCCCACGTTCAAGGGGATCATGGCCGCCAAGAAGAAGCCGATCGAACAGATCGGCGTCTCCGAGCTCGGAGTGACGCCGGTGGCGACCCAGGAGATCCTCGAAGTCCGCCCTGCACCGAAACGTGCCGCCGGCGAGATCATCGAAGATGAGGGCGAAGCACACCTGCGAATCATCGAGGTGCTCGAGCAAGCGAAGGTGATCTGA
- the punA gene encoding purine nucleoside phosphorylase 1, with translation MQYEMIKAAAATIAARSGRGEHEVAVVLGSGLGDYASTLPGAVAIPYTDIPKWPVPTVEGHHGTLYSADMDGPVLILSGRAHLYEGRSLDEVVFGVRVAVEAGCETIVLTNAAGGVGEGLEPGDLVLIRDHLNLTGRNPLIGPNDTRLGPRFPDLTDLYSAALRAIAHRAARDAGVRLGEGVYAWLTGPSYETPAEIRMVARLGGDLVGMSTVPEAIAARHMGAAVLAISLVTNLAAGISDAPLSHEEVQETAAEARTRFTGLLDHLLPLL, from the coding sequence ATGCAGTACGAGATGATCAAGGCGGCCGCCGCGACGATTGCCGCGCGTTCCGGTCGTGGTGAGCACGAGGTTGCCGTCGTACTCGGCTCGGGACTCGGTGATTACGCCTCGACACTCCCCGGGGCGGTGGCGATTCCGTACACGGACATCCCGAAATGGCCCGTTCCCACGGTGGAAGGGCATCACGGAACCCTGTACTCGGCCGACATGGACGGTCCTGTCCTGATCCTCTCCGGCAGGGCACACCTCTATGAAGGACGGTCACTGGATGAGGTCGTCTTCGGGGTCAGAGTGGCGGTCGAGGCCGGTTGCGAGACCATCGTGCTCACCAATGCCGCCGGAGGCGTAGGAGAAGGCCTCGAACCCGGCGACCTCGTGCTCATCCGTGATCATCTGAACCTCACCGGACGCAACCCCCTCATCGGTCCCAACGACACTCGCCTCGGCCCTCGCTTTCCCGACCTGACGGATCTCTACTCTGCGGCCTTGCGCGCAATCGCACATCGAGCGGCTCGAGATGCCGGAGTCCGCCTCGGAGAGGGTGTCTACGCCTGGCTGACGGGCCCTTCCTACGAGACGCCGGCAGAGATTCGGATGGTGGCCCGCCTCGGAGGGGATCTCGTCGGGATGTCGACCGTTCCGGAGGCGATCGCGGCGCGCCACATGGGTGCGGCGGTACTCGCAATCTCCCTGGTGACCAATCTGGCAGCCGGCATCTCGGATGCGCCGCTCTCCCATGAAGAGGTCCAGGAGACGGCGGCCGAAGCCCGCACCCGCTTCACCGGCCTGCTCGACCACCTGCTTCCGCTTCTGTGA
- the pdp gene encoding pyrimidine-nucleoside phosphorylase: MNTVELIQCKRDGAALSPAEITWLIDQYTDGSVTDYQMSAMTMAIFFNGLDADELAAWTEAMLHSGDVLDLATVPGKKIDKHSTGGVGDKVSIPLAPMVAAAGVRVPMMSGRGLGHTGGTLDKLETIPGFTTQFDPETFTALLARTGLVLAGQSETLVPADRKLYALRDATGTVESIPLIASSIMSKKLAEDLDGLVLDVKVGRGAFMRDMERARLLARTMVDLGAAHGVPVVALLTPMEQPLGREVGNASEIVESLAVLRGEGPRDLTEITLRLGEEMLILGGAAKDRHDARSALEATISNGSALAKFAEVIDAQGGDPRVVENPDILPQPAHRTHLPATRDGVVTRCDAFKIGVGAMHLGAGRERKEDLIDPAVGVTVLAKEGDVVAVGEPLATVAWNDEGRLEAATRLLASAWEIGDEPPEPMPHVLEEVR; encoded by the coding sequence ATGAACACGGTCGAACTCATCCAGTGCAAGCGAGACGGGGCAGCGTTGTCCCCGGCGGAGATCACCTGGCTCATCGACCAGTACACGGATGGCTCCGTCACCGACTACCAGATGTCGGCAATGACAATGGCGATCTTCTTCAACGGCCTGGACGCCGATGAGCTCGCCGCCTGGACCGAGGCGATGTTGCACTCGGGAGACGTTCTCGATCTCGCCACCGTCCCCGGCAAGAAGATCGACAAGCACTCCACCGGCGGTGTCGGGGACAAAGTCTCGATTCCTCTTGCGCCGATGGTCGCCGCCGCCGGTGTCCGAGTGCCGATGATGAGCGGCCGCGGTCTTGGGCACACCGGCGGCACCCTCGACAAACTCGAGACGATTCCGGGATTCACGACGCAATTCGATCCAGAGACCTTCACCGCACTCCTCGCTCGAACAGGCCTCGTCCTCGCCGGCCAATCGGAGACGCTCGTCCCGGCAGATCGCAAGCTCTACGCGCTCAGGGACGCCACGGGGACGGTCGAGTCGATCCCCCTGATCGCATCGTCGATCATGTCGAAGAAGCTCGCCGAGGACCTGGACGGTCTCGTCCTCGATGTGAAAGTCGGCCGCGGCGCATTCATGCGCGACATGGAGCGGGCCCGCCTGCTGGCACGTACGATGGTCGATCTCGGAGCAGCTCACGGCGTACCGGTCGTCGCGCTGCTGACTCCGATGGAACAGCCGTTGGGCAGGGAGGTCGGCAACGCCTCCGAGATCGTCGAATCCCTCGCCGTCCTCAGGGGTGAAGGCCCGCGGGACCTCACCGAAATCACGCTTCGCCTCGGAGAAGAGATGCTGATCCTCGGTGGAGCGGCCAAGGACCGTCACGATGCTCGAAGCGCACTGGAAGCGACCATCTCGAACGGAAGCGCCCTGGCGAAATTCGCCGAGGTGATCGATGCCCAGGGTGGTGATCCGAGAGTCGTCGAGAACCCGGATATTCTGCCGCAGCCGGCGCATCGGACGCACCTTCCCGCCACCCGGGACGGCGTCGTCACACGTTGCGACGCGTTCAAGATCGGTGTGGGTGCCATGCACCTCGGTGCAGGGAGGGAACGAAAGGAAGACCTGATCGATCCCGCGGTCGGTGTCACCGTCCTGGCCAAAGAGGGAGACGTGGTCGCTGTCGGTGAGCCACTCGCAACGGTCGCCTGGAACGATGAAGGGCGTTTGGAGGCTGCAACCAGGCTGCTCGCAAGCGCATGGGAGATCGGCGATGAACCTCCGGAACCGATGCCGCACGTCCTCGAGGAGGTGCGCTGA
- the upp gene encoding uracil phosphoribosyltransferase: protein MSLTIVQHPLTRHYLTVLRDRSTSTERFRETTRRLAYTLLIEATTDIALREFPVETPLEETVGYRLDRNIVAVAVLRAGLGLLDAVLDLLPAVKVGFAGVQRDEETAEPLEYYTKFPDLANTNVLILEPMLATGGSLSWAVDKVKEHGARDITALCVVTAPPGVERMERDHPDVHIVAASLDRDLSSNYFIQPGLGDMGDRLFGTL from the coding sequence GTGAGCCTCACGATCGTCCAACACCCCCTCACAAGGCACTACCTCACGGTCCTACGGGATCGCAGCACGTCCACCGAGCGCTTCCGCGAGACGACCCGACGCCTCGCCTACACCCTGCTGATCGAGGCCACGACCGACATCGCGCTGCGAGAATTCCCCGTCGAGACGCCCCTCGAGGAGACGGTCGGCTATCGGCTGGATCGCAACATCGTCGCCGTAGCCGTCCTCCGAGCCGGACTCGGACTTCTCGATGCCGTCCTCGACCTGCTTCCGGCTGTCAAGGTGGGCTTTGCAGGAGTTCAGCGGGACGAAGAGACGGCAGAGCCCCTCGAGTACTACACGAAATTCCCGGACCTGGCGAACACGAACGTCCTGATCCTGGAGCCCATGCTCGCGACCGGCGGATCGCTGTCGTGGGCAGTGGACAAGGTCAAGGAACACGGTGCGAGAGACATCACGGCCCTCTGTGTCGTCACTGCTCCTCCCGGTGTGGAACGCATGGAGCGTGACCATCCCGACGTACACATCGTGGCGGCGTCGCTGGATCGAGACCTCAGTTCCAACTACTTCATCCAGCCGGGCCTCGGCGACATGGGCGACCGCCTGTTCGGGACCCTGTGA
- the ffh gene encoding signal recognition particle protein, translating to MFESLSTRLNDVFSRLRGKGRLGPTDVDATLREIRLALLEADVNVTVVKALLARVRGRAVGAEITKSLTPGQEVIKIVHEELITTLGGAAVPLRKAEEPPLTILMVGLQGSGKTTSAVKLARLLKQRGHRPLLVAADLQRPAAVEQLITLGERIGVPVSTNRKVKPPRLVKAAMKRATSDGNDVVIVDTAGRLQVDQELMRELGDVEKAADPDEVLLVVDAMTGQDAVNVAKGFLDRVGLTGIVLSKLDGDARGGAAISVREVTGCPIKFAGVGEKLGDFEPFHPDRMASRILGMGDVLTLIEKAEDAWDVSEAEAMADKMRTASFTFEDFLRQFQQIRQIGPLDQVLAMLPGAGSMFRNVQVSDDDLGRVEAIIRSMTPEERRSPKLIDGSRKRRIAAGSGSSAQAVNGLLKQFNEAQKMMKMMAQGKSIPGLRKMR from the coding sequence GTGTTCGAATCGCTCTCCACCCGCCTGAACGACGTCTTCTCCCGGCTGCGCGGAAAAGGCCGGCTCGGCCCAACGGACGTCGATGCGACCCTGCGTGAGATCCGCCTCGCGTTGCTCGAAGCGGACGTCAATGTCACGGTGGTCAAAGCGCTACTCGCACGGGTACGCGGGCGGGCCGTCGGTGCGGAGATCACCAAGAGTCTCACCCCCGGCCAGGAAGTCATCAAGATCGTTCATGAGGAACTGATCACGACGCTCGGCGGAGCGGCGGTGCCTCTACGAAAGGCCGAAGAGCCACCCCTGACGATCCTCATGGTCGGTCTCCAGGGATCCGGAAAGACAACCTCTGCCGTGAAGCTGGCACGTCTACTCAAGCAGCGAGGCCACCGGCCGCTGCTCGTGGCAGCCGACCTCCAGCGGCCGGCCGCCGTCGAGCAGCTCATCACACTGGGTGAACGCATCGGCGTGCCCGTCTCTACGAATCGCAAAGTCAAGCCACCCAGGTTGGTCAAGGCGGCGATGAAACGGGCAACCAGTGACGGTAACGACGTGGTGATCGTCGACACGGCAGGCCGTCTCCAGGTCGACCAGGAGCTCATGCGCGAGCTCGGAGATGTCGAGAAGGCGGCGGACCCCGACGAGGTCTTGCTCGTGGTCGACGCGATGACGGGGCAGGATGCGGTGAACGTCGCCAAAGGATTCCTCGACCGGGTGGGGCTGACCGGTATCGTCTTGTCGAAACTCGACGGTGATGCGAGAGGCGGAGCAGCGATCTCCGTGCGCGAAGTCACCGGGTGCCCGATCAAGTTCGCCGGCGTCGGGGAGAAACTCGGAGACTTCGAACCGTTCCATCCGGACAGGATGGCGTCACGAATCCTCGGCATGGGAGACGTGCTGACGCTCATCGAGAAAGCCGAGGACGCGTGGGACGTATCCGAAGCCGAGGCGATGGCGGACAAGATGCGCACCGCTTCGTTCACCTTCGAAGACTTTCTCCGACAGTTCCAACAGATCCGCCAGATAGGTCCGCTCGACCAAGTGCTTGCTATGCTGCCGGGCGCCGGTTCGATGTTCCGCAACGTTCAGGTGTCGGATGATGACCTGGGCAGGGTCGAGGCGATCATCCGTTCCATGACCCCGGAAGAGCGACGGAGCCCCAAGCTGATCGACGGGAGCCGCAAGCGGCGGATAGCCGCCGGATCCGGATCGTCGGCACAGGCGGTCAACGGACTGTTGAAGCAATTCAACGAAGCACAGAAGATGATGAAGATGATGGCGCAGGGGAAGTCGATCCCCGGCCTGAGGAAGATGAGGTGA
- the rpsP gene encoding 30S ribosomal protein S16, with amino-acid sequence MAVKLRLMRMGKKKQPTYRVVAADVRSPRDGRFLEIVGRYDPRQDPSLIEIDNEKALAWLRNGAQPTDTVRRLLEKSGAWSMFKVAKGEIHTVGDDE; translated from the coding sequence ATGGCGGTGAAGCTCCGCCTGATGCGGATGGGGAAGAAGAAGCAGCCGACCTACCGGGTCGTCGCTGCCGATGTTCGGTCGCCTCGCGACGGACGTTTCCTCGAGATCGTGGGCCGGTACGATCCTCGTCAGGATCCGTCCCTGATCGAGATCGACAACGAGAAGGCCCTGGCCTGGCTCCGAAACGGGGCGCAGCCGACCGATACGGTGCGGCGACTCCTCGAGAAATCGGGCGCATGGTCGATGTTCAAGGTGGCGAAGGGCGAGATCCATACGGTTGGAGATGACGAATGA